From the genome of Metarhizium brunneum chromosome 4, complete sequence, one region includes:
- the RHM52 gene encoding DNA repair and recombination protein rhm52 gives MPAPGDQHTSWENPFEEAKPRVSGWTAKEIATIASKLDKQLGPEYISSRSGPGGSRVHYLTAEKVIGLANEVFGFNGWSSSIQNIQVDFADENPQTQRVSIGLSVIVRVTLRDGTYHEDIGYGSIENAKGKAMAFEKAKKEGTTDGLKRALRSFGNVLGNCIYDADYVKQVTKVKAQPVKKFDQDNLHRHSDFVKKDASMSGIPVTAGPIKNTTRPATVKVEATESFEDFLGELDEADFCVPGEGHPDEIVVHQPGPVQAQVQHSKPPSKEPGQAQAQGPSRPTTRAISGGSGNRAPQTPNSGGNVQSGGAVRDSPQMNNMPAPPMPPPGAETAMFFSARSISRNTDAREQGLASSHAFNPKAESPSIRKTPGIDHTLSKPVSRNGQHVPPANSQSGAPPSSATGFTPVRPGGTATRGNLVNPSLDQARRIGAPGGPGSPLANRGSYKPPTMKRPLPGETGAARAPLIDLPANTTAQGNGTNAAATTGGAGLDAKRQKTG, from the exons ATGCCTGC CCCAGGCGACCAACATACCTCGTGGGAAAACCCATTTGAGGAGGCTAAACCACGAGTTTCGGGCTGGACAGCCAAGGAAATTGCTACAATTGCTTCGAAACTTGACAAGCAACTCGGCCCAGAATACATTTCGTCACGGTCCGGACCTGGTGGTTCACGCGTGCATTACCTTACAGCTGAGAAAGTAATTGGCTTAGCCAACGAAGTATTTGGATTCAATGGATGGTCATCGTCCATACAGAATATTCAAGTCGACTTTGCCGATGAAAACCCTCAAACCCAGCGCGTCAGCATCGGCCTCTCGGTGATCGTTCGGGTTACCCTGCGAGATGGAACATACCACGAAGATATCGGTTACGGCTCAATAGAGAATGCCAAGGGAAAGGCAATGGCCTTTGAAaaagccaagaaagaagGCACAACAGACGGACTGAAGAGGGCGCTCCGAAGCTTTGGAAATGTTCTTGGCAACTGCATCTACGATGCAGACTACGTGAAACAGGTCACAAAGGTCAAGGCGCAACCTGTGAAGAAATTTGACCAAGATAATCTCCACAGACATTCAGACTTCGTCAAGAAGGACGCCTCGATGAGTGGGATACCTGTGACGGCCGGGCCTATCAAGAACACGACTAGGCCAGCTACCGTAAAGGTGGAAGCTACGGAGTCTTTTGAAGACTTCCTCGGTG aactcgacgaggccgacttCTGTGTTCCAGGAGAAGGCCACCCGGACGAAATCGTTGTTCACCAGCCGGGCCCCGTGCAGGCACAAGTACAGCATTCAAAGCCGCCATCCAAGGAGCCAGggcaagcacaagcacaggGACCAAGCCGTCCAACAACTAGGGCAATATCAGGAGGTTCTGGGAACCGAGCACCGCAAACACCGAATAGTGGTGGAAATGTGCAATCTGGTGGCGCCGTTCGAGATTCGCCGCAGATGAACAACATGCCTGCCCCGCCAATGCCTCCTCCAGGGGCCGAGACAGCAATGTTTTTCTCCGCTAGATCTATCAGCCGCAATACTGATGCCAGGGAACAGGGGCTGGCCAGCTCCCACGCTTTCAATCCTAAAGCTGAAAGTCCTTCAATCAGGAAAACGCCAGGGATTGACCATACATTGTCAAAACCGGTTTCCAGAAACGGACAACACGTCCCGCCGGCGAACAGCCAGTCTGGTGCACCACCATCTAGCGCTACTGGCTTTACTCCAGTCCGACCAGGGGGAACGGCAACTAGAGGCAATCTTGTCAACCCATCTCTTGACCAAGCACGAAGGATTGGTGCGCCTGGGGGTCCTGGAAGCCCCCTAGCAAACAGAGGAAGCTATAAACCACCCACAATGAAGAGACCTTTACCTGGTGAGACAGGCGCGGCAAGAGCTCCCTTGATTGACCTACCAGCCAACACAACTGCGCAAGGCAACGGAACGAATGCGGCCGCCACAACGGGAGGTGCCGGTCTCGATGCGAAGAGACAGAAGACAGGCTAG
- the WetA gene encoding Developmental regulatory protein wetA has protein sequence MAFWTVPYRAEAVDTNRDPSMYWEDINSASTDDAHNDFFGQFVDFDADGTITATTDNDFNTVPASMPGVPESMLLMGDRTVATLESAVSSCVSSADEFDFLSSSSRIGPTASAASHEIDPKDLTLSADELAHPSQQQFDYLGRGSMSEADLSRLESISLHSPQRPQNTTSSDTPSPKPPNTDARRPKKFVEALSSTIRKATNLRRNRKAAAVPRQVSPPQEHLQPLKVPKQRRGRGRAVTQGNLPVSPPLQQQEQATPHFIHGQCDDPFNDTALLPPGGVNLQYYGQVAPDTPVESPGVKSETNQSHFQVDMAWQHHHHPHHHHQQQQHPPPPPHPHPHHHQQQQQQQQHQHHQQQQQQQHQMHWTGTGGEYITSQEAGWWTPNMMSQGPNDFSHHQRSASVHVMGHGQHTGMPYDYGAIADTSTGGLMIHMPQPRGSQSTVVNDLTVNAQTFLPPPPPIPQAIGQKMPGSERSHRPPKAKSSGARHLSCSPVRKQRGPSSSPTPADQSAVPRSRHSSGASVSSLRSSSGRLPASMPGTPCSVRKRRSRDISGSNSATSLGGSDGASGIGFVNFTPNDGSVLMTGVAPSGSSKTKARREKEAQDRRRRLSEAAIKAVAAAGGDVDKLIEQGFAF, from the coding sequence ATGGCCTTTTGGACTGTTCCATACCGGGCCGAGGCGGTCGATACAAATCGGGACCCTAGCATGTATTGGGAGGATATCAACAGCGCCAGTACCGATGACGCCCACAACGATTTCTTTGGCCAGTTCGTCGACTTTGATGCCGATGGTACCATTACGGCCACGACCGACAATGACTTCAACACGGTGCCAGCTTCTATGCCCGGCGTGCCAGAGTCTATGCTCTTAATGGGGGACCGTACTGTCGCAACCCTAGAAAGCGCCGTCTCATCCTGCGTTTCGTCCGCCGATGAGTTTGACTTCCTCTCTAGCAGCTCTCGCATTGGCCCAACTGCCTCGGCCGCCAGTCACGAAATCGACCCCAAGGACCTCACGTTAAGTGCCGATGAACTTGCTCATCCATCTCAGCAGCAATTTGACTATCTTGGGAGAGGATCCATGTCCGAGGCAGACCTCAGCAGACTTGAGAGTATTTCTCTGCATTCGCCGCAGAGACCGCAGAATACAACGTCGTCAGATACACCATCTCCAAAACCTCCCAACACCGATGCCCGGAGGCCCAAGAAGTTTGTGGAAGCCTTGTCTTCCACAATAAGAAAGGCAACAAATTTGCGACGAAATAGGAAAGCAGCGGCTGTGCCCCGGCAGGTATCACCACCACAAGAACATCTACAGCCTCTGAAGGTACCTAAGcaaaggcgaggaagaggcCGAGCTGTGACGCAGGGCAATCTACCCGTATCTCCTCCACTTCAacagcaagaacaagctACTCCCCATTTCATCCATGGGCAGTGTGATGACCCCTTCAACGACACCGCTCTTCTGCCGCCTGGAGGTGTCAATCTTCAGTATTATGGGCAGGTTGCTCCGGATACCCCCGTAGAATCTCCAGGTGTAAAGAGCGAAACTAATCAGAGTCATTTCCAAGTCGATATGGCTTGgcaacatcaccatcatccccaccatcatcatcaacagcaacagcatcctcctcctcctcctcaccctcaccctcaccatcatcagcagcagcaacagcagcaacagcatcagcatcatcaacagcagcagcagcagcaacaccagaTGCATTGGACAGGCACCGGAGGCGAGTATATCACCAGCCAGGAGGCCGGTTGGTGGACCCCGAATATGATGAGTCAAGGACCAAACGACTTTTCTCATCACCAGAGGAGTGCTAGCGTTCATGTTATGGGGCATGGCCAGCACACAGGGATGCCATATGACTACGGAGCTATTGCCGACACCAGCACGGGTGGGCTTATGATTCACATGCCTCAGCCTCGAGGCTCCCAGTCAACTGTGGTCAATGACTTGACAGTCAACGCGCAGACGTTTCTTCCACCGCCACCCCCCATTCCTCAGGCTATAGGGCAGAAGATGCCTGGTTCAGAGAGATCTCATCGCCctcccaaggccaagtcgtcTGGAGCAAGACACTTGTCTTGCTCCCCTGTGCGAAAACAGCGAgggccatcatcttcgccgACACCCGCGGATCAGTCTGCTGTCCCCCGATCTCGCCACAGCTCTGGGGCATCTGTGTCATCGTTAAGGAGCAGCTCCGGCCGTCTCCCTGCCAGCATGCCTGGCACCCCATGTAGTGTTCGCAAACGCCGCTCTCGAGATATCAGTGGCTCAAACAGCGCCACGTCTTTGGGTGGTAGCGACGGAGCCAGCGGGATCGGTTTCGTCAACTTTACACCAAATGACGGCAGTGTGCTCATGACAGGCGTCGCCCCCAGTGGAAGTTCCAAGACAAAGGCGCGCCGTGAAAAGGAAGCCCAGGATCGACGCAGACGCCTGAGCGAGGCCGCCATTAAAGCTGTAGCCGCCGCTGGGGGAGATGTTGACAAATTAATAGAGCAGGGGTTTGCTTTTTGA